The following proteins are encoded in a genomic region of Bubalus kerabau isolate K-KA32 ecotype Philippines breed swamp buffalo chromosome 15, PCC_UOA_SB_1v2, whole genome shotgun sequence:
- the LOC129628441 gene encoding olfactory receptor 5W2-like, producing the protein MERENCSSLTEFIFLGITDNTENKVILFTMFLPVYLINLLANLGMITLIRMDPQLHTPMYFFLSHLSFCDLCYSTAIGPKMLVDLFAKNKSIPSYGCALQFLVLCTFVDSECLLLAVMAYDRYKAISSPLLYAVSMSSRVCSLLMAGVYLVGMADALIHTTLAFRLCFCGSNEINHFFCDVPPLLLISCSDTQLNELVIFMIFGFIELSSISGVLVSYCYIILSVLKIHSAEGRLKAFSTCTSHLTAVAIFQGTLLFMYFRPSSSYALDEDKMTSLFYTLVIPMLNPLIYSLRNKDVKEALEKLKNKLYF; encoded by the coding sequence ATGGAAAGAGAGAATTGCTCCTCCTTGactgaattcattttcttgggaATTACTGATAACACTGAGAATAAAGTGATCCTATTTACAATGTTTCTACCTGTTTATCTCATTAATCTTCTGGCAAATCTCGGAATGATCACCCTGATTAGGATGGATCCCCAGCTGCACAcacccatgtactttttcctcagcCACCTCTCCTTCTGTGACCTCTGCTATTCCACAGCCATCGGCCCTAAGATGCTGGTGGACCTATTTGCCAAGAACAAGTCAATCCCCTCCTATGGCTGTGCTCTGCAATTCTTGGTTCTCTGTACCTTTGTAGATTCTGAGTGTCTCCTGCTggcagtgatggcctatgaccggtaCAAGGCCATCAGCAGCCCCTTGCTCTATGCGGTCAGCATGTCCAGCAGGGTGTGCTCCCTGCTCATGGCTGGGGTTTACCTGGTGGGAATGGCAGATGCTTTGATACACACGACACTAGCATTCCGCTTATGCTTCTGTGGGTCAAATGAGATTAACCACTTTTTTTGTGATGTTCCTCCTCTCCTGTTGATATCTTGCTCAGACACACAGCTCAATGAGTTAGTGATATTCATGATTTTTGGCTTTATTGAATTAAGCTCCATTTCAGGAGTCCTTGTCTCTTATTGTTATATCATCCTATCAGTCTTGAAGATCCACTCTGCTGAAGGGAGGCTCAAAGCTTTCTCCACCTGTACCTCCCACCTAACTGCTGTGGCAATTttccagggaactctgctcttcATGTATTTCAGGCCGAGTTCATCCTACGCTCTAGATGAAGACAAAATGACCTCATTGTTTTACACCCTTGTGATTCCCATGTTAAACCCTCTGATTTATAGTTTGAGGAACAAAGATGTAAAAGAGGCcctagaaaaattgaaaaataaactctatttttag